In Mytilus edulis chromosome 4, xbMytEdul2.2, whole genome shotgun sequence, the following proteins share a genomic window:
- the LOC139521542 gene encoding uncharacterized protein: MSVPMHTTAYTETINVVLYAVVFHHCTESVPIPSRPELSDRLRHPCYSEEAIEYDIDDQSEEEISLSRQERNDILRMEVYEAERVADMFILMTSRDACSNLRFNRTFYRAKLVRSRQRIYSCRGYQAIIRFNLTLFDSTKSQNNTTDVILSIYANKTILAILFIENEIRLEEDATFSDILHRIRYKLYNILCVLHRNGTITNEDIFYHKNVRDGYINGILQHSRNYERSIFIMAAIQKMLQSFYTSLQ; the protein is encoded by the exons ATGTCGGTGCCAATGCATACTACTgcgt ATACAGAAACTATCAACGTAGTGTTATATGCTGTTGTCTTCCACCATTGCACAGAAAGTGTTCCTATTCCAAGCCGACCAGAATTGAGTGATCGCCTGAGACATCCCTGCTACAGCGAAGAAGCAATAGAATACGATATAGATGACCAATCTGAGGAAGAGATATCACTGTCACGACAAGAGAGAAATGACATTCTTAGAATGGAAGTGTATGAAGCCGAACGAGTGGCAGACATGTTTATTTTGATGACAAGTAGAGACGCTTGTTCGAATTTGCGCTTTAATAGAACATTCTATCGAGCTAAATTAGTTCGATCACGACAG cgTATTTATAGTTGCAGAGGTTATCAGGCAATTATTCGCTTTAACTTGACATTGTTCGACTCgacaaaatcacaaaataatacaACC gACGTGATACTCAGTATTTATGCGAATAAAACCATACTAGCTATTTTGTTTATCGAAAATGAAATTCGGCTTGAAGAGGATGCTACGTTTTCGGATATTCTACACCGAATTCGATACAAactttataatatattatgtGTATTGCATAGGAATGGAACAATTACAAATGAAGacatattttatcataaaaatgtaaGAGATGGATACATCAATGGGATTCTCCAACACTCAAGAAATTACGAACGGAGTATTTTTATAATGGCTGCTATACAAAAAATGTTGCAAAGCTTTTATACAAGTCTGcaatga